From one Helicoverpa zea isolate HzStark_Cry1AcR chromosome 10, ilHelZeax1.1, whole genome shotgun sequence genomic stretch:
- the LOC124633877 gene encoding protein takeout-like: MFKSQCLLLCLCFVAASFGNIAPFIDKCEWSDKACLVKSSQKAVPFLAAGLKDIGLPPLDPLKMSKATLQEGELKIEFEDMTVIGTSKCKVVKVERNLDQSSLLFEAECPIKVEGTYTGSGKLIFAPFEGHGAFEVQTNKIFISIKAEIKTVTGADGVEHWQVGKVENSYDCIEKATFKFENLFNGDKSKADPIMVIFDQSWKELMSSVAKPIVNAIVDEYVSAIKIFADKVPRNELE, encoded by the exons atGTTCAAGTCACAGTGTTTGTTGTTGTGTTTGTGCTTCGTGGCTGCGTCTTTCGGCAATATTG CTCCCTTCATTGACAAGTGCGAATGGAGCGACAAGGCATGCTTGGTCAAGTCCTCGCAGAAGGCAGTACCATTCCTAGCAGCTGGCTTGAAGGATATCGGCCTCCCGCCCCTGGATCCCTTGAAAATGAGCAAGGCCACCTTACAAGAGGGAGAATTGAAGATAGAATTTGAGGATATGACTGTCATTGGTACCAGCAAATGTAAAGTGGTAAAAGTaga GCGCAACTTGGATCAGTCTAGCTTGTTATTCGAAGCTGAATGCCCAATCAAAGTGGAGGGTACCTACACTGGATCAGGAAAGTTAATATTTGCGCCTTTCGAAGGACATGGTGCATTTGAAGTGCAGACGA ACAAAATCTTCATCTCCATCAAGGCGGAGATAAAGACTGTGACTGGCGCAGATGGAGTAGAACACTGGCAGGTTGGAAAAGTTGAAAACAGTTACGACTGTATAGAAAAGGCAACGTTCAAGTTCGAGAACCTGTTCAATGGTGATAAGTCAAAGG CCGACCCCATCATGGTGATCTTCGACCAGAGCTGGAAGGAGCTCATGAGTTCAGTCGCCAAGCCCATCGTGAACGCCATCGTTGACGAATACGTCAGTGCCATCAAAATCTTCGCTGATAAAGTACCTAGAAATGAACTTGAGTAA